A segment of the Oncorhynchus tshawytscha isolate Ot180627B linkage group LG19, Otsh_v2.0, whole genome shotgun sequence genome:
TCACCAATAGTGGTGGATGTCCTCTACAAGGGAGGGGTCTGGCTCAACCTATAGTGGTGGATGTTCTCTACAAGGGAAGAGTCTGGCTCAACCTATAGTGGTGGATGTCCTCTACAAGGGAAGAGTCTGGCTCACCTATAGTGGTGGATGTCCTCTACAAGGGAAGAGTCTGGCTCACCCATAGTGGTGGATGTCCTCTACAAGGGAAGAGTCTGGCTCACCTGTAGTGGTGGATGTCCTCTACAAGGGAAGAGTCTGGCTCAACCTATAGTGGTGGATGTCCTCTACAAGGGAAGAGTCTGGCTCAACCTATAGTGGTGGATGTCCTCTACAAGGGAAGAGTCTGGCTCACCCATAGTGGTGGATGTCCTCTACAAGGGAAGAGTCTGGCTCACCTGTAGTGGTGGATGTCCTCTACAAGGGAAGAGTCTGGCTCACCTGTAGTGGTGGATGTCCTCAAAGGACTTGGTGTTGTTGATGGCGAAGACACAGAGGAAGCCCTCCCCTGTCCTCATGTATTGGTCCCTCATAGCGCTGTACTCCTCCTGACCTGCAGTGTCCAGGATGTCCAGCAGACATGTCTCCCCATCAATCACCACCTGCTTCCTGTATGAGtcctgaaggagggagagagaaagagagggatggattggGTCAGGAGGGGCACCTTAGCGGTAATCAGGTAGACTGGACACTTATGAACGATCACATATTCAATGGTGTCCAGTCTACCTGAGTAGGAATCAGAACGTCTAGATCTAACTATATGGTCATAGAATGCTCATCTAATAAAGTCGCTGAGGAAATTCAATAATATTAGAATCAGAGAGAATGGATGGGATGACTAAGAGCGATTGTATGTGCACCAAGGGAAAAATGCACTCAATCTTCAAGCAGTCATAAAATTGATAGCTTTCAGAAAGTATAATTGAGTAATAATATCTGACATGTGAAACTACTAAAGCATTTAATCACATAGCAATCTATCATCAACCAGCAAAATTAAACTGACTGAAAGACACCATGTTTATGATATTATAACGTTCCTCCATTCAAATAACAGAAAATGATCAGAAATGATCAAAACCTGTTTGGCATCTTTCATCTTCAACCAGAAAAACCTGCTAGAACTAAATTTTTACCCAACTTTATTTCAAAAAGATTTTTGTCTCCCGATTCCCAGGCATGCCTTGCTGAAGTAAGAGACAAGGGTGTACTGAAACTACTTATTACCTCGATGGTGGGGTCATATTCATCCACAAAGTGGTTCTGAATGAGCTGGATGGTGAGCGCGCTCTTGCCCACACCTCCtgctcccaccaccaccagcttgTATTCTGTCATCCTTCACCTGTGGGAGAGAAAGCACACAGAAATAAGGTCAGTGAATATATAAAACCTTTTATGAGCTACACACTAACTATCGACACAACAATCCTTCAACTGGGATCTCCAAAACCTGGAAAGTTTCTGAAATGTTCCAACCCTACACACACATAGTGAGAATGAAGCTGAGGTGATGAATGATTTCTCCCCCCTTCTCCATAGCCATCTGGTCAAGTTGTATTAATTCCCTTAAACTAAACTTAAGTGCAAATGCAAATCAAAAGATAGTTGAATGTAACAGCTACACAATGGGATCTGGCCTCAGGCAGTAGACACAGATCTATGATGTTACATAATGGTCCCAAAATTGACAAACAACTAGGAAGCACACACTGCTCTGCAGATGGTATGTGAACAACAACGGTCCCTACAGTTTCCCTGTTCAAAAACATACCCTGCTAGGTATAATACTGAGGTCAGTTTTCTGAGAATCTTGTATTGTCAATACAAACAAAAAGAAGACCTCACCCATGTCTTCACCCAACTGAGGTATACATTTACTAACAAAGTTAGTGTTTCATCACACTTTTCATACACCCCTTGAAATGATCAGCCTGGAGTTCTACACCTATTTATGTACTCCCTCTGAAAATGCATGAAACAAAAGGAGcattataaactggatggttcgagccctgaatgcagaTTGGCTGAAatctgtggtatatcagacagtattccatgggtatgacaaaacgcttatttttactgctgtaactacgttggtaaacagtttataatactAATAAGGCACCTCGCGCGTTTGTggtttatggccaatataccacagctaagggctgcatccaggcactctgcattaCCACAAGAAGttcccttagccatggtatattggccatataccacaccccctctggccttattgcttaagtatagcaCTTATGCCTACTATTTCTATTGAATATGAATATTATAGGCCTAataatcaccatcatcaccagaaACTATTGCCTACAGTGTGGATAAGGTAAATACAGATGAATCATGACTTTTCTACCACTGACAAAATTATTGTACAGTAGGTTTAATAACTTGGCCACAACGCTTGCTCTGTTAGTACAATATTGACAAACTTTTCATATCCTCACATCCTGCAGGAAATCGAAAGCGTGTTCATGATTGGCTAGTCCTGACACCTGTACAGTCAGCGGCATTACCAGTCATCAACAAGGTTGTAATGTCCAATCAAGCACTCTCCCCGAGTTCTGGCTTCAGATCAATTACAAGTTACAGTAAAATACATGGCAATATTGTGGGAAAGTATTGTGAAAGAGTAGACAAAAAAAATCAAACAGTGTTCATTTTATGCAGTTTACTTATTCACAATCTGATGATAGACAAAGTGATCCTTTCAACCATTTTCATTGGCAGTCAACCAATGCCTAATGACAGCAGTAGCTTCCATTGTAAAGTGTAGGCCTACTACTAGTCATTAGTAAAATACTCTATACGTGAAATGAGGAGATCAAAACACCCTTATCGATACCCCCTCAGGTTGACTGGCTGTAGCCTACAATAACTGGAGTAGGTCCACATGGATAGAGTAGCCTAGATTATGCAGATCCCCGCAAGTATTAGTTAACTAGATTAGCCGTGTGCGAATTTATTTAACACGAACGTTTTCTGGTGGCAATCTGCAGCGTTCATGGGCGAGCTGAGTTTGAAGCCGCCATAAATACCGCATAGGTCTGCACTTCAGACATTAGGTTAACAATTGGGCGTAGTTTGCATAAACAACTATACTTTAGCTGCAAATGTCCAGCAAATTATGAAACCAATACAGACCCAACATATAATGAAGTTACCGGCGAAGGGATACAATGTCACCCCTGTATCCATTGTGTAAATTGATACAAATGTAGCGATTTTGTAAATTGTTTTACCTTTAGCGTATGGAGTTCCGCGTCCGAAGTTGCGACCAAATAACAAGTCAAGCAGATAATCCTCCCTTTTCACACGATCTCTACATTTCCTACTTCACAATGAAACTGTCCCATTTATGTAGATTAAATTTATTTGAAAAAGCAGACGAAAGTAAGGAAATTAATCAATTGAAATTGACATTTGATCCAGCGCTTGGCCTGCTACTGTCGATTCAGCTGAGTTTGGCCTTAGCGCGAATATGGGCGGATACCGGGTGCAGAGTAGCCTAGTACATACAGCTCACTTAGAAAGCAGGGGATTTCAACTGGTTTCGGTGTGATATCACTATACTAGTGTCGCAATATAAAGACGCTctcccccctgttctccactcaatGCACTTCTACTTTACCTCAATGTATTGTTCTGGTGGGTGCGTGTTGGCAGATTGTGTTTTGAAACGTTCTGGAGTCGATGTGTTTTTCCAAGAGAGGACTGAAATAGGGCGTATACATATGCGTTGAAATAATTTGGAATTACATAAATAGGCATATTTAAACAATGTATATCTTTAAATCGATCATTATGGCAGTGTTAATTTAATTATTCTACCAAGCATCAATATTTCAAGACCTATCTCTGGGAATAAATGGTCGGTTTCCCAGTGAAGCTGGAACAATAACGGATAGGGGGCGCCTCCACTATATATAGGCTCTAAATATAACTGGAATGTACTGGAGGGACGTCATTCCCAGTCAAGGAAATGATTGGTGATCCCGTGTCAGTCTTTCTCGGATGTCACTGGTATACCTTCTGCGCAGAATATGTGCATAGAGATAAAGGGTAAAAACATACAGTTTGGCTCGGGGACGACACACAGATTACTGAAACTGAAACAATTACGCATATG
Coding sequences within it:
- the kras gene encoding GTPase KRas isoform X1, producing the protein MTEYKLVVVGAGGVGKSALTIQLIQNHFVDEYDPTIEDSYRKQVVIDGETCLLDILDTAGQEEYSAMRDQYMRTGEGFLCVFAINNTKSFEDIHHYREQIKRVKDSEDVPMVLVGNKCDLPSRTVDTKQAQDLARSYGIPFIETSAKTRQRVEDAFYSLVREIRLYRLKKLSKEEKTPRCVKLKKCVVM
- the kras gene encoding GTPase KRas isoform X2, giving the protein MTEYKLVVVGAGGVGKSALTIQLIQNHFVDEYDPTIEDSYRKQVVIDGETCLLDILDTAGQEEYSAMRDQYMRTGEGFLCVFAINNTKSFEDIHHYREQIKRVKDSEDVPMVLVGNKCDLPSRTVDTKQAQDLARSYGIPFIETSAKTRQGVDDAFYTLVREIRKHKEKMSKEGKKKKKKSKTKCILM